Genomic segment of Candidatus Flexicrinis affinis:
GACAGGTTGTTCATCGTGAAATCGGAAAATCTGCTTACTGTTCAGCGCGCCACCAAGACCTACGGTGGCGTGCCTGCCTTGCTCAACGTCGATCTTGACCTGCGCGTCGGTGAAGTCCACGCGCTAATGGGCGAGAATGGCGCCGGGAAATCGACGCTCATCAAGATACTGGCGGGTGTCATTGCGCCGGACGCCGCCGAGATTCACGTCCGCGGCGCGCGTGCCCACATCGGCAGTCCCCAGGCGGCGTTCGACTACGGTCTACGCTTCATCCATCAGGAACTGCACGCCGTCCCGCAGCTCAGCGCCGCCGAGAACATCTTCCTCGGTCACGATTACCCGACCGCACTCGGCATCAAAGTGCGCTGGCGACGACTTTACGACATGGCGCGCGTGACGCTGGAGCGCTTGGGCATCACGCACATCGACCCGCGCGCGACGATGGCGCACCTTAGCCCCGGCGACCAGATGCTGGTCAATATCGCGCACGCGTTCGTCGGCGACGATGTCACGCGGGCCGGTGAGCGCGCGCTGATCTACGTCATGGACGAGCCGACCGCAGCCCTAACTGGCAGCGAGAGCGCGCAGCTATTCGATGTCATCGGGCGGCTTCGCGCGCGCGGCAGTGCGGTGCTTTACGTCTCGCATCGCATGGACGAGATCTTTCAGATTGCCAACCGTGTGACGGTGCTGCGGGACGGGCGCCTGGCTGGAACGCGCGACCGAGGTTCGGTGACCCCCGCGGAGATCATCGTGATGATGACCGGTCGTGAACTGACACAGGTCTTTCCTCCGCGCACCGCGCCGGTCGGTGCAGAGGCCATGCTTGATGTGCGCAGTGTGACCACCGCCTCGGTGCACGACATCTCGTTCCACGTGAAGGCCGGCGAGATCGTTGGCGTGACCGGGTTGGCCGGCTCGGGCATGGCCGACCTGCTGCGTGCATTGATCGGCGCCGACCGCCGCGTTGGCGGAGACGTGCTGCTCGATGGCGCGCCGTTGAAACGCTATTCACCCGCGCATGCTTGGGACCGGCAGGTCGCCTATGTGCCGGAGGAGCGCCGGTCGCAGGGATTGATCCTCTCGCACAGCGTGTCCAGCAACGTCACCTTGCCGCAGCTCCGGCATTTCAGCCGCGCCGGCGCACTGCTGGCGCACAGCCGCGAACGCGCGACGGCACGCCAGTTGGGCGACTCCGTACGTCTCAAGGCGCGTGGGCCGCGCCAGACCGTCCGTGAACTGAGCGGCGGCAACCAGCAGAAAGTCGTATTTGCGCGCGCGCTCGCCCGCCCGCCCCGTCTGCTCCTGCTGGGCGAGCCGACGCGCGGTGTCGATATCGGCGCAAAGCTCGACATCTACCACCTGATACGGCAGATCAGCGCACAGGGGACGGCTATTGTGTTGGCGTCGACCGATCTGCCGGAGCTGATCGGCATGACCGATCGCATCCTTATCCTGCGACATGGACAGCTTTCCGACATCGTGCCGTCTGCCGGTGAAACACCGGCGAGCCTGTTGTCCCGCTGCTATGGAGATGTTGCGCATGTCGGCTGATCGTCTCGAAAAGCCCCGTGCGTCGATCAACTGGGGTCGCTTCCTACGCTCGTTCGGTACACTGATCGGATTCCTGCTGATCGTCGCCTTTTTCTGGTCGCAGCGGCCGGCGACGTTCATGAGCGTGCGCAATCTGCTCAACATCACACAGCAGGTCAGCATCCTCGGTGTCGTCGCCTTTACGATGACGGTCGTCATGGTTGTCGGGGACTTCGACCTCAGCGTCGGCACGATGGCGAGCTTGTCAGGGATCATTGTCGGGCTGATGCTGCAGAACGATCATCCGCTGGGCACGGCGATTCTGGTCGCCTTGCTGGCCGGCGCAGCAGGCGGGATTCTCAACGGCGTGCTGATCGCCTACGTCGGGATTTTGCCGTTCGTGGCGACTCTGGCAACCTTGACGGTCTTCAGCGGCGCAGCGTCCTCGCTCAGCGGCGGGCGCACGATCTTCGGGCAGGTGTTCCCCGACGGGCTGGTCGACTTCGCCAACGGCGGTATCCCGCTGTTGACGCTGAACGAGCAGGTCGTGCGTTTGCCGCACCTGACCATCATCGCGCTGATCGTGCTGGCGATTGTCTGGTTCGTGCTGGAGCAGACCGTGTTCGGGCGCAGGCTGTACGCGATCGGCGGTAACATGGAGGCGTCGCGGTTGGC
This window contains:
- a CDS encoding ABC transporter permease → MSADRLEKPRASINWGRFLRSFGTLIGFLLIVAFFWSQRPATFMSVRNLLNITQQVSILGVVAFTMTVVMVVGDFDLSVGTMASLSGIIVGLMLQNDHPLGTAILVALLAGAAGGILNGVLIAYVGILPFVATLATLTVFSGAASSLSGGRTIFGQVFPDGLVDFANGGIPLLTLNEQVVRLPHLTIIALIVLAIVWFVLEQTVFGRRLYAIGGNMEASRLAGVRVRFLRLLTFVVTGLGASLAGVVLTGQLATANPTLGDGLMLNAIAAVFLGMTMSQEGEPRVLGTLVGVLLIGVLANGFTQIGVDTYVQRILTGVIIIASVALSSISRRRG
- a CDS encoding sugar ABC transporter ATP-binding protein, with translation MKSENLLTVQRATKTYGGVPALLNVDLDLRVGEVHALMGENGAGKSTLIKILAGVIAPDAAEIHVRGARAHIGSPQAAFDYGLRFIHQELHAVPQLSAAENIFLGHDYPTALGIKVRWRRLYDMARVTLERLGITHIDPRATMAHLSPGDQMLVNIAHAFVGDDVTRAGERALIYVMDEPTAALTGSESAQLFDVIGRLRARGSAVLYVSHRMDEIFQIANRVTVLRDGRLAGTRDRGSVTPAEIIVMMTGRELTQVFPPRTAPVGAEAMLDVRSVTTASVHDISFHVKAGEIVGVTGLAGSGMADLLRALIGADRRVGGDVLLDGAPLKRYSPAHAWDRQVAYVPEERRSQGLILSHSVSSNVTLPQLRHFSRAGALLAHSRERATARQLGDSVRLKARGPRQTVRELSGGNQQKVVFARALARPPRLLLLGEPTRGVDIGAKLDIYHLIRQISAQGTAIVLASTDLPELIGMTDRILILRHGQLSDIVPSAGETPASLLSRCYGDVAHVG